CAGGCTAAACATACTTGTTCGGCGTCTGTTCGTGTTATTGTTTATCTCTATTTATCTCTCTCGCTTCGGTGCCAAACATATTATATGAGGATTAAACAACATTATATTACTTTCTCTATATGTTTATACTTATTCGAGTTGGTGGTCGTTCATCATACTAACACGAGATAAGTTCATATGACAACCCTGAAAAAGGATCCATTATTAGCAAGCCACGAAAGGCGCATTGCAACACCTGGcctctttttgtttttggtttttaTCAATTTTCAAAGGTAAATAGCCGGGGACCTTCCAAAATTAAATAAGAACATCTAGGCAGAGCCTGCCAGCCATTCACAGAGAGAGGCTGGTTAATTGCATGCGAGTACTCGCTTGTATCGAACTGCTAAACCGTAAGCACACTAGTGAAATTCACGTCCAGAGTACCCACCCTGTCTACACCACGCGCTTGTGGTACAAGCACAAAGGAGGCGAGCCGATCTGGACGATGAAAAGTCAGGCCAGGTGGGCTGGAGAAAGACAGGCGAAAACGGACACAACCTGTGTGGTACGGAGTATTTTCTATCTTCTTTCGTCCGAAAGGTTACCCGTGAGTTCTGACCAATGGTTTTCGGCCAATTCGGATTTTGACCAGATCATCACTAGCCACCACCGTACGTAAAGCGCGAGCACAATGTCGCGGTCGAGCGCCAATTGGGCTTGCAATGCAGGGCCGAGCAGCTGGTTTGTGCAGTCGTACGACACCACAAGTGTTTCACGCTTAGTACGCCGTTTTTGAGTTTTTCCAGGGACCGAAGCTTCCTAGGATGGTGCACGGGGCCACCTGTGTGTCTCCGATGGATCAATCAATCGATGGCCTGCTTTAACTACGTTGGTTCGTTTTTTTCTACGGTGAAAAGGATTTCATGAAAAGGAAAGCGGCGAAAAGACGATGGGATTTGACTATTTGAGGGAGCTCAGAAGTGTTCTTCCTTTGTGTGCACTACGGAGTGGTAGAAGCATCTGCCTTAATTGAAACATATACAGACAGACAGATATAGTGACATGTCAGTCAAAGATTCCTAACCTAGTCGCCACGACCGCCAGCAATACTGGCGTATAAACCTGTTCGAAACCTGTTAAATGCACGGGATCGCCTATGTGTGTGTCTTCGATGGAGACTATAGATCTCACGGATCATCCAAATCGATGGCCTGCTATAACTACGTTGGTTCGTTTTTTCTACCGTGAAAAAGTTTTAATGAAAGGAAGCAGCTAAAAGTTTGACTATTTGAGGTCAGAGCTCTTTTCCTCTTTTGTTGATAATATCATGTACTCTCGTACCTTGAAACTATACAGTGACATGTATAGACTATAGTCAAAGCTCCCTAACCTTAGTCGCCGGTAATACTGGCGTATAAACCTTTCAAACTAAGGAGGCGGTTGATTTGCAACTACGTACCTTTTCAAAATTTATCCATTTTGGTTATTGGTGGGACCGTGGAAGCATGTTGGTGTAACCAAAACAAGTCACTGATCATGTAAAAAACATGTAAGCCAACGGACACGACAGAAGCTGCCATGGAGAAAAAACATACATACGCCTTCGCCGTAGCAATCTGGGGGTCTGCATCCGGATGAACCATTCATCACTCAACCATAATAACAGCACCGATTTAAGACAAGAGCAGTCGCTCGGGCGACCCATCCATAGACCGTACGAAACGAAAGCCATCCGATCAGCGCATCCAATCATCCACTGCAGTACTGCACCATAGATCTCTCGCGGCAGAGCACAAGGATTTTGCGCTCCGGTTCAAGTTTCCAaccgcagcagcaggtgcGCCGTCGTTTTCCCTCCCTCTCGGTTTTCCCTCCCCGTAAAACTCCCGAAAATCCTGACTTGACCATTTACCCGGTCAAacgagaagaaggaaaaaaaaaacgcacTCCCCGATCGAGCAACGTGGCGGTTGCCAGGTAAAACTGCTAGCGCGCCCGGCCCAAAATTATTCTTCGGTCGCACGGACAAAACCCGCAGGCCGCCCTGCCGGAGACCGGTCCATGTCATTCAGGCCTGCATGGCTCGGTCGAACGGAACCGGTCTCCCTGCAGCAGGCCCCTCACGCGTCTACACAGTCGATCGATCGCTCGGGCGTTTAAACGCAACGTCGGCCTCGCCGCGACAACGCCTTCGCCACAAAGCAAACCATCTCCACAACCACAAGCAACCGGCGCGTCGATCGTACCCTGAATCCCCTGATTTTATCTCCTTCCTCGGATCCTTCCCGTTTCCTAATTCATCTTCCATCTTCTGCGGCGACCCGCACGGGGAGTGTATATAAGACCAAGGAAAACCGCCTTGTCCCGGCACGCACTTGGCAGGCATCCAGCGACCAGAGGCGACTAGCTAGCCAGCGGTTGCAATGGGAAGGAGGCTGGACGTGCTGCTGGGGCGGACGACGAAGCAGACGGCGCGGCTCAAGTCGCTCCTAGGTCTGGCCGTCACGCGGCTCGCCGTGCTCCGGGCTCACCGGCAGGTGCGGTGCGCGCAGGCGCGGGGCGACGTGGAGCAGCTGCTCAGGCTGGGCCACGCCGACCGGGCCCTGCTCCGCGCCGAGCAGGTCATCCGGGAGCAGGACATGCTCGACGTCTTCCTACTACTCGAGTCCTACTGCAACCTCGTCTCCGACCGGGCCGCGCTCGTCGACGCCGCGCAGCGGGACAGGGAGTGCCCCGAGGAGCTGCGGGAGGCCGCCGCGGGGCTCGTgtacgcggcggcgcgctgcgGGGACCTTCCCGAGCTCCAGGAGGTCCGGGCGCTACTCGCCGCCAAGCTCGGCAGGGacttcgcctccgccgccgccgagctccgcaGCGGCTGCGGGATCAATACCAAGGTGAATGAACGGAACACCTTGCCCTTGCACTTGTGTTGTATGCTTGTATTTCATCCATCATCAGAGTGATTTTAAGATGATTCTGATGAAATCCTGGATTGATTTGTGGGGAATTCAGATCGTGCAGAAACTGTCGACCAAGCAGCGCAGCCTGGAGAGCCGGACGAAGGTGCTGCTGGAGATCGCCGCGGAGAAAGAGATCCCGGTGCGCCTTCCCGAAACTACCTCCTACGACCACGAGGACTCGGGTTCTTCCCaccgaaggaagaagaagcagcaggaCACCGAGAGGCACAGGACGCCGCCTCCAGCCGCCGACGTGGAGGGCGATGACATCGTCTCTCCCGACTCGGCGCTGAGATACAAAGACGTggaagcggcggcgcaggcggcgttCGAGTCGGCGGCCACGGCAGCGGCTGCCGCCAAGGCTGCCATAGAGCTCTCGCGTGCCGATCAGCCCGGGGACCCCGACGACAGGTACAGGAGGAAGCCAGTAGGGGCGCATATGGAGTCCGGGAAAGAGACGCTCCACGGCGGTGAGGATCTGGCTGATGCGAAGAAATTCGGGAGGACCTTCGGGCATGTCCGGAACTATAGTT
This is a stretch of genomic DNA from Brachypodium distachyon strain Bd21 chromosome 1, Brachypodium_distachyon_v3.0, whole genome shotgun sequence. It encodes these proteins:
- the LOC100836100 gene encoding uncharacterized protein LOC100836100, translated to MGRRLDVLLGRTTKQTARLKSLLGLAVTRLAVLRAHRQVRCAQARGDVEQLLRLGHADRALLRAEQVIREQDMLDVFLLLESYCNLVSDRAALVDAAQRDRECPEELREAAAGLVYAAARCGDLPELQEVRALLAAKLGRDFASAAAELRSGCGINTKIVQKLSTKQRSLESRTKVLLEIAAEKEIPVRLPETTSYDHEDSGSSHRRKKKQQDTERHRTPPPAADVEGDDIVSPDSALRYKDVEAAAQAAFESAATAAAAAKAAIELSRADQPGDPDDRYRRKPVGAHMESGKETLHGGEDLADAKKFGRTFGHVRNYSSEVEDLPETEEHDDDIVESKFKHGEQRDQVRSRPASVRTKRGF